The window GGGGGTATGTCGAGTTTTGCACACGCAAGGGATGCAGGGGGCACGCGCTCGGCGGGGTGGGCGACATCGACCAGATGATGAGCCTGATGAACAAGATGTTCGAGACTCCGTACGACTGAGGCCGTGGCCAGAGGGGAGGAGCGGGAGATGGGTGAGCACAGACGGCTTGACTTCAAGAACCTCCACTACGTCGGAATGGCGGGGATCTTGATCCCGGCGCTTCAGAAGGCGCAGGCGAAGGACGGCTACATCACGAGGGAGGAGATCGACCGGATCCACCGAGAGCACGGGATTCCCCTGGCCCAGATCTACGGGGTCGCGACCTTCTACTCGCAGTTTCGTCTCCACCCGGTCGGCAAGCACATCATCCGGGTCTGCCACGGCACCGCCTGCCACGTGAGCGGAGCGAACGCGATCACGAAGGGGCTCGAGGATCACCTCGAGATCCAGACCGGCGAGACCACCGAGGACAAGTTCTTCACGCTCGAGACCGTCTCATGTCTCGGCTGCTGCAGCCTCGCTCCCGTCATCATGGTCGACAACAACACCCATGGGAATCTGAAGCCCGAGGAGATGAAGAAGATCCTGAAACCCTACCGCAAGGCCGCCGAAGAGGTCGCGCAATCATGAAGATCCTCGTTGGACTTGGAACATGCGGAATCGCCGCGGGAGCGGAGGAGACCTACAAGGCGCTCGCGGAAAAGCTGCCCCCGGCGGGGCGCCCGATCGAGCTCGGCAGGACCGGGTGCGTCGGGATGTGCTACCGGGAGCCCCTCGTAGAGGTCCGGGAC is drawn from Candidatus Eisenbacteria bacterium and contains these coding sequences:
- the nuoE gene encoding NADH-quinone oxidoreductase subunit NuoE — its product is MGEHRRLDFKNLHYVGMAGILIPALQKAQAKDGYITREEIDRIHREHGIPLAQIYGVATFYSQFRLHPVGKHIIRVCHGTACHVSGANAITKGLEDHLEIQTGETTEDKFFTLETVSCLGCCSLAPVIMVDNNTHGNLKPEEMKKILKPYRKAAEEVAQS